TGGTGGGTGACGGACTTGTCCATGTTCCTGGAGACAAGCTGAGCCTGTGGGGTCGATGGCAGAATAAAAAACGGTCATTAAAGCTCCgtcgtggctgctgctgctgcgccactgagacattttttaaaaactcgaCACAGAGAAGTGTCGGcatcatctctcatctctcaacCAGAGGCGGTAACACGATGCCACAATTATATCCGATGTCATTtctgaacaaaataaaactccacAGAGGAAAAGAATAGTGGCCCCTCAGGAGCTTATTTGCTTCTTTCAAGCTCAGTTTCTTTCCCAAAACATTTTTAgcataaaacttttttttcttttcttttgcaacaTTAAGGATTTTATACATCTACATTGGAAATTATTCTTTCCCATTGCAAGATACCAACAACATTCCATATTTTGCCTAATTTATTGTTACTAATATCATTTTGGGCTGGTTTGGTCGTCTTACTCGGCACAGCTGTGCCACtgaagccgttttcagacacTGAACAGGGCAAAAGGCAAAGACAACTGCAACTTAACAGCTCTTTTACAGGCACAGACACGAGGGGACGACGTACCTCTGCCCTCTCCCGTCTGTTGCTGAGCTCTTTAGCCTTTGCCGTCACAAAATCCATGTTGAGCAGTCGCTCCTCCGCTTTAGCGCCCTCCGCCGCCTGAGCTTTCACCGTTCTGTTGATATCCCTGAAGAcgatcgcacacacacagaacacagagttCAGATGCAGCAGCAAGTTGATTTACATCTGTTGGGACTATAATTTAAATTATGTGTTATAAATTAATGTTATAAAGCAGTGGGTGTCGTGGCAACAGCGTTCTTACTCTTGCAAAGTGCTCCGCAGCACCAGCGTCGCTCCGAGTCTCTTCCTGAGGGCCTTGAGTTCCCTCTCCAGTCGTCTGTTCGACTTCTCTGCCTCCAGAAGCTCGTTGGTGAGGTTGTTCATTGCTGGCATGAAGCTACacaaaggaataaaaaacaaaatgccttCGAAATCTTTACCTGTTCACTGTTCTCGTCTCTCTTCATGGAGAATAAACGACAAGACAATCGATTCCAACAGAGCGACGGTCGAATACCTGCCCAGTGACGTGTCTCTCACTCCGAGCACCATGGCGTTGTCCACCAAAGCCGTCAGGTAGTCGGCGGCGGGCTTCGACAGGCTCGCACAGGACAGGCCGACACCCTGCAGGAGAACGTCCTGGAGATGTGCACCTGGaggcaggaaacacacacggTTCAGTTCTGTGAACGTGTCCTTCGTCAACACTTTGTGGTGTAAATGGATGGATCAGTGTTGTCTTATACTTGGAAATAAACTGGaacaactgttcctggtctctctcgctctctatcctctcccccatttctctcctctcaccccaaccagtcaTGGCAGATGTTCCACCCACCTGAGTCCAGTTCTGCTAGAACTGTcttcccgtttttttttctgttctccaTGGGCCCCGAATGTtggctcattgtgggaactgttgggtttcccTTTAACATGTAAGAGGGCTGCAACTGAAGATTCTCTTCATTATCAAATTAATCTGTTGAgtattttctcgattgatcgattaattgtttggtccataaaagaaaccagaaaatattcacatttaagaagctgaaatctgggggaatttttactttttatttgaaatcataaaaactacttaacaGATTAAccgatcatcaaaatagtttgcgattCATTTAATAGCCGATtggtaatcgattaactgttgcagctctacgcTGCAATATTGTGAGGTTTTCGATCTTTCAGTGTAAAATGCCTTGAGAGTATGTTGTGATtaggcgctatacaaataaaattgaattgatgtTTGGCAAGTGCAGTGGGTCAAACAATGAGCCTGGAAGTCAATTGTAAATAGTTATGTTTTTGAGcacttttaaataaagataaagtatcttatacagtaaacatatataaaaaacaacaacaacagtgacacaTGTTGTACACATGTTGTACACACATGGACCTGtcctgtctgtctacctgtctgtctacctgtcagtcagtcagtcagtcagtatgtctgtcagtcagtcagtcagtctgtctacatgtcagtcagtcagtctacatgtctgtcagtcagtcagtcggtcagtctacatgtctgtcagtcagtcagtcggtcagtctacatgtctgtcagtcagtcagtctgtctgtaagtcagtcagtcagtcagtctgtctacatgtctgtcagtcagtcagtcagtctgtctacatgtcagtcagtcagtctacatgtctgtcagtcagtcagtcggtcagtctacatgtctgtcagtcagtcagtctgtctgtaagtcagtcagt
The sequence above is a segment of the Scophthalmus maximus strain ysfricsl-2021 chromosome 2, ASM2237912v1, whole genome shotgun sequence genome. Coding sequences within it:
- the haus1 gene encoding HAUS augmin-like complex subunit 1 isoform X2, producing the protein MCEKINQVNSWLGSVFGDQPVPQFEVNTRTVDVLYQLARSSEARCSDTALLTEDVRQKASEYQADGAHLQDVLLQGVGLSCASLSKPAADYLTALVDNAMVLGVRDTSLGSFMPAMNNLTNELLEAEKSNRRLERELKALRKRLGATLVLRSTLQEDINRTVKAQAAEGAKAEERLLNMDFVTAKAKELSNRRERAEAQLVSRNMDKSVTHQAVVQLSEEVTTLRQEIIPLKKKLEPYMDLSPSPSLAQVKIEEAKRELAALDSQFEMKVDFK